TCTGTAATTAGAAATTCTTCTTTTGATACTTTTATATCTGTTGTATGCAAGTTGTTTATTAATTTGCATAATTTCATTATTTTGAATAATATTGTCTTGATTTTTGTCTTCTCAAAAGGAAATTTCTAGGTTTTTATTTAAATTTATGTTTTTGACATTAATTGCTTTTTTTGTAAAATAGCTAAAGTAATTATTATCTAAACCAACAAATTCAGGTCCTAAATCTTGCCCGCCTTGCTGCTCTGAGTTTTTTCAGTCACTTTTTGTTTTTAGATTACCTTTATTTATTACAATATCAATGATATGCTGATTTGTACCGTCATTAACTATTAAATGATTGTTTTCTAAAAAAGTTTTTCTTATTATACCGTTATTTGCTGCGTTTTTTGTGTTAATATATCCTTCAAAATTTAACTTACTATATGTATTTTTTGCTGCTTGTTCTACTGCCAAACTATTTGGTCAAAAACCTTTTTCGCTAATTAGCTCTAAAAATGTATTATCAGAAGAAATTTGAGAAATTGGAAGACCATAACCCATTAAATCTAAATATGCTTTGTAAAGTAATTTTTGTCTTTTTTTAGGATTTGGTAAAGTTTTAGTTTGAAAAAATTGAAAAACTTTTTTAAGTAGATCTTCAGAATTTAAAAGTTCGTCTAATTTTTCTTTGGTGATTTTATCATTTTCAGTCGGTGTAAATGGGTCATCAAATACTCAGTTACTTCCATATAATTTTTCACGATAAACTGACATATTATTAGAATATCTTCGTGGAAACAGTCCCATAACACGACTAATATCTTCTGCATATGAACTTATAAAAGGTGTGTTAGGATCATTATCAAAACCAAAATATCCGCCTTGTGTTGAAAATGGTTGACTATATGGTTTTTTAGGAACATAACTTAGTTTTAGAAATTCTCTAGGTATCAATTCTTCAAAACTATAATAATAATTTAAATCATCACTTTTTAATGGGTTTAGGTACTGGATTCACTCAGCAATATCATGATTAAACGTAAAATCTTCATTTAATCATTTATTATCTTTTGTCTGTAAATAATTTGCTATTTTAAATAATTCACTTGCTGAATATTCTTTGTAAAGAGAAGTATACCTATTATCGCGAAAAGCACTTTCCAGAAGTTTGTATTGTTTATATTTATCACTAAATAATAATGCCTCTTTAAAATCATCTAAAAACTTTTTGTTGTAAATCGTTTTTCCATATTCTTTTAGTTTATTTTTATCTATATTTAAAGATGAATCAATTCTTAAATTATCAACAATTTCATCGGTTGCGAATTCATCCTGAAATTGATTGTTAATAATCATAGATTGTGCATAAATTGCTGCTATGTGATGCATATACTCATGAATTAAAGTGGGTAAAATTAATTCAATTTTAATATCATTTTCTACTTGTTCTCAAGGCCTTTTTAAATTTCTTAATTTTTGATTTTCCTTATATATTAAATTATTTGTTGAAAGATAAATTTGTTCGTAACTACCTATAAATAAACCAGCGGCACTTTTTTTGTGGTAATTTCTTATATTTGGTTTATTTAAATTAACGCGAACTAATTCACTAATTTCAGGTCCATATCCACCTTTTTTTTGAAAGGAAATAGCTAATTTTTTCATTCCTTCTTCATCTAAAAAATATTTGTAGTCATTATTTTTATCTTTTGCATATGCTCATTGTCTAATGTTTATTAAAGTTGGGTCATAATTGGGATTTTTTGTTCCGTCTTTGTTTGTTTTTGCATTAAATTCAATAAACTCATTATCTGATGCTACAAAGTTATTATATTTATCAGTCGTTGTAAATGTAAAAACAAGACCTAATCCTATTGCAATTGAAGCAAGTGAAATAGATGTTCCTAAAACTATTCATTTTAATAATGAGGATTCATTTGATGATTTTTTAAATTTAAATTTCATAATTATTATTTTATATAAATTATTAAAAAAAACTATTAATATTTTACAATTTAAAATATGAGATTAAAATTTAACAAAGATGCTGAAGGTATTTTAAATTCTTCAGATAAATTATTAAAACAAAGACCAATAACTTTAAATAAAAAGACATATTTAGAAATCGGTATGGGTAAAGGTCAAATGATCACACAAATGGCATTAGAGAATCCTGAAATTAATTTTATTGGTTGAGAAAAATACTCAACAATTGCACTGTATGCACTGAAAAAGATTGAAAAAAATAACATTTCCAATTTAAAATTGATAGTTGATGATGCTGTAAATATTGAAGAAATTTTAGCAGATAAAGTCGACCGAATTTATTTAACTTTTTCTGATCCTTGGCCAAAAAAACGTCATGCAAAAAGAAGATTAGTACATAGAAATTTTTTAGTTAAATTTTCGCATATTTTAAAACCAGAAGGCAAAATTATTTTTAAAACAGATAATGATCTTTTATACAATTTTGCACTTGAGGAATTAGAATTTTTAAAAGCAAATATTATTTTTCAAACTACTGATCTTCATAATAGTGAAAAAAATGAAATAAATATTCCAACAGAATATGAAATTAAATGATCTGAAAAAGGTAAAAATATAAATTATGTTGAGTTTAACTTTTTAAAATAAGTCTGATTAAATTCAGACTTTTTGTTTGCAATTAATCTATTACTTTGCTTTATTGCAATTTAGTGTATAATTATTATATTATATATAATAATATTTTAAAAATATGGGAGTATTTATGTCTAATAATGATAATATAGAAGAAAAAGATTTAGATGAAACTTATTTTGTAGAAGAAGAAGAAATTAAAAAAGTTTTTGAAGAAGAAGTAATTGAAGAAGATGAAGAAGAATTACCACCACAAGAAAAAGAAGGATATGTAGTTAAATCTAATATTTTAAATGAAGAAAAAAATGGATTAACTCCTGTAAGTTTGGTAAAAGAAATGAAAAGCGCTTTTATTGAATATGCAATGAGTGTTATCGTTTCACGTGCTTTACCAGATGCAAAAGATGGATTAAAACCAGTTCATAGACGTATTTTATACGGAATGAGTGAACTTGGTATGTTTTATAATCAACCTCACAAAAAATCAGCTCGTATTGTTGGGGATGTTTTAGGAAAATACCATCCACATGGTGACAGCTCTGTTTATGAAGCTATGGTAAGAATGGCTCAAGATTTTAGTTTAAGATATCCATTAATCGATGGCCACGGTAACTTTGGTTCAATTGATGGCGATGAAGCAGCTGCTATGCGTTATACTGAAGCTAGAATGAGTAAAATTGCTTCATTAATGGTTGATAGTATTAAGAAAAACACAGTTGATTTTATTGATAACTATGACGCAAGTGAAAAAGAACCTGTTGTATTGCCTGCTAGATTTCCTAATTTACTTGTTTCAGGTACAAGTGGTATTGCAGTAGGGATGGCAACAAGTATACCACCTCACAATTTAAATGATGTAATTAATGCTTCTATTGCTTTAGCTGCAAATCCAGAAATAAGTATTGATAAATTAATTGAAATAGTACAAGCTCCAGATTTTCCAACTGGTGGAATATTATTTGACAAAAAATCAGTAATTCAGGCTTATAAAACCGGTAGAGGTAGTGTAACAATTCGTTCAAAAGCACACATCGAAAAATATGCAAATGGAAAAAGCAAAATTATTGTGACTGAAATTCCTTATGCAATTAGAAAAACAGATATTATTGAAAAAATTTCAGTTTTAATTAAGGAAAAAAGAATTGAAGGAATTCAAGATTTTAGAGATGAATCTAACCGTGAAGGAATTAGAATTGTAATCGATATTAAGAAAAATGTAATCCCAGAAATTATTTTAAATAAATTATATAAATTGACTCAACTACAAACTCGTTTCTCAATTAATACAATTGCACTTGTTAATAACGAACCTAAATTATTGAATTTAAAACAAAGTTTAGAAGTTTATATTGAACATCAAAGAGATGTAGTTACAAGAAGATTAAATTTTGATTTAGAAAAAGATGAACAAAGAGCACACATTTTAGAAGGTCTAAAAATTGCAGTTGAAAATATTGATAAAGTTATTGAAATTATTAAAAAATCTTCAACAGATGCTCAAGCACAAGAAACACTTTCAAATACTTTTAATTTAACTGAAATACAAACCAAAGCAATCGTTGATATGCGTTTGGGTCGTTTAACAGGTTTAGCAATTGAAAAAATGGAAGAGGAACTTCAAACATTAATTGCAAGAATCAATGAATTTAAAGATATTTTATCTAACCCTGATAAATTAACACAATTAATTATTGATGAATTATCAGAAATAAAAGCACAATTTGGTGATAAACGTCGTTCAGAAATTCGTTGAGATTTAAATTATTCAATTGAAGAAGAAGACTTAATACCACAAAGTGAAATAATAGTTACTTACACTACAAATAATTACGTAAAATCAACTTTACTTGAAGAATATCGTGAACAAAAACGTGGTGGAACAGGTTCTATTGGTGCAAAAACTTATTCAGATGATAATGTTAAAAACATAATTCATGCAAATACTCATACTGATATTTTAATACTTACTTCAAAAGCAAAAATATTTAGAATTAGAGGACATGAAATTCCTAGTGTTTCTAAATCAGCCAAAGGAACACCTATTGTTAACTTAATTCCAAATATTGAAAAAGATGAAAATATTTCAACAATATTAACAACTGATGATTATGATAACAATAAATATTTATTAACAATAACCAAAAAAGGTATTGTAAAAAGAACATCATTAGATCAATATGAAAGAATTAACATTTCAGGTAAAAAAGCATTAATTTTAGATGAAGATGATGAACTAATTGATGCAAAAATAGCATTAGAAAATGAAGAAATTTACATAGGAAGTTCTGATAATCATTTAGCAAGATATGATGTAAGTGAAATTCGTGATACATCAAGAGCATCTCGTGGTGTAATGGGAATCAAACTTGCAAAAGATCAACATGTAATTAACTGTTCTAGTTCAAATGAGGGAAAATATATCTTTAGTTTAGGATCAGAAGGTTTTGGAAAATTAACATTAGCAGAAGAATTTAGAAAAACTTCAAGAAATGCAAAAGGAGTTTTAGCATTAAATGGTCAAAAAGCTGGTAATTTAATTTATGCAGCTGCTTGTCAAGGCACTGAAGATTTAATGATTATCACTAAACAAAATATGGTTATTAGATTTAATTTAAAATTAGTATCTGTTACATCAAGAAATACTAAAGGTGTTAAATTAATTAATCTGAAAAACAAAAAAGATGAAATAGTTGCAGTTACAAAAATAAGTTTTGTTGATGAAGAAACATCACATGAAGAATCTAAAGAAAATTAAATATTAAGGAAGCAAAAATGTAAAAGGCATTTTTGCTTTATAAATTGAAAGGGTAATATGAAAAAAGCAAAATTTTTAGCATTAATTCCTCTAGCTGCTGTTGCTCCATTTACTTTAGTTGCATGTACTGTAAATAATCAAAATAACCCTAATATTCCAACTAATAAAACAGATGACAATAATTCAAATACACACAATACAAATTCATCAAGCAATAATTCCAATTCAAATAACCAAAAAAATGATTCTTCAAATTCAAAAAAAGATAATAGCAATGACAGTGTAGAAAAAAATAAAAATTCTGAAAAAGAGTCAAATGATGCTAACAATGATAATCATAAAGAATCTAATCCAGAATCTAATGATGTTAATAATGACGTAGAAAAAAATCAAAATTCTGAAAAAAAACCAAATGATGCTGATAATAATCATGCAGGTTCTTCTGATGATAATTCTAATTCATCAAATAATAATCAACCATCAAATGAACCAATGCCAAATGAAGAAGAAACTAATAATAAAAAAGAATTACAAATTACAAAATCTACAAATTTTAATCCTGAAATTACATTTAATTCAGCTACTTATTATTTAGAAATAAAAAATTTTGAAGAAATTTATTCTCAAAATTTAAATATTCAAGTAAAACTTATTTCTAAGACTAGCTTATACAATGCAGAAATTTCTAAATTAGAAGATAAATTATTGCTAAAAATTAATTTTTATGATTTGAATGAAAATACAAGCTATAAATTGGAAAAACTAGAAATTTCTAGTGCTAATAAACAAACTTCTGTTGTCCTTGTTGACAAAGACTTTAGTTTTGTAACTTTAAAGCAAAATAAAGAAAATGTTGAACACATTAATTTAGAATCTAATTTATTAGATAGCGATAGAGTATTAATAAATTCATTACAACAAGCAAATTCATACTCAAATAACGATCAAAATATCAATACTAATATAAGTGATTTAGCAAAAGAAAATTTAAAAAATAATTCACTATATTCAATATATTTTAGTGAGTTAGATAAAACATTTAAATATGAA
The nucleotide sequence above comes from Mycoplasma zalophi. Encoded proteins:
- the trmB gene encoding tRNA (guanosine(46)-N7)-methyltransferase TrmB, which translates into the protein MRLKFNKDAEGILNSSDKLLKQRPITLNKKTYLEIGMGKGQMITQMALENPEINFIGWEKYSTIALYALKKIEKNNISNLKLIVDDAVNIEEILADKVDRIYLTFSDPWPKKRHAKRRLVHRNFLVKFSHILKPEGKIIFKTDNDLLYNFALEELEFLKANIIFQTTDLHNSEKNEINIPTEYEIKWSEKGKNINYVEFNFLK
- a CDS encoding MYPU_1760 family metalloprotease is translated as MKFKFKKSSNESSLLKWIVLGTSISLASIAIGLGLVFTFTTTDKYNNFVASDNEFIEFNAKTNKDGTKNPNYDPTLINIRQWAYAKDKNNDYKYFLDEEGMKKLAISFQKKGGYGPEISELVRVNLNKPNIRNYHKKSAAGLFIGSYEQIYLSTNNLIYKENQKLRNLKRPWEQVENDIKIELILPTLIHEYMHHIAAIYAQSMIINNQFQDEFATDEIVDNLRIDSSLNIDKNKLKEYGKTIYNKKFLDDFKEALLFSDKYKQYKLLESAFRDNRYTSLYKEYSASELFKIANYLQTKDNKWLNEDFTFNHDIAEWIQYLNPLKSDDLNYYYSFEELIPREFLKLSYVPKKPYSQPFSTQGGYFGFDNDPNTPFISSYAEDISRVMGLFPRRYSNNMSVYREKLYGSNWVFDDPFTPTENDKITKEKLDELLNSEDLLKKVFQFFQTKTLPNPKKRQKLLYKAYLDLMGYGLPISQISSDNTFLELISEKGFWPNSLAVEQAAKNTYSKLNFEGYINTKNAANNGIIRKTFLENNHLIVNDGTNQHIIDIVINKGNLKTKSDWKNSEQQGGQDLGPEFVGLDNNYFSYFTKKAINVKNINLNKNLEISFWEDKNQDNIIQNNEIMQINKQLAYNRYKSIKRRISNYRRLIHTIIPDIQTYYLDYEMQQELNKETEFNIKLKYYGKN
- the gyrA gene encoding DNA gyrase subunit A, whose protein sequence is MSNNDNIEEKDLDETYFVEEEEIKKVFEEEVIEEDEEELPPQEKEGYVVKSNILNEEKNGLTPVSLVKEMKSAFIEYAMSVIVSRALPDAKDGLKPVHRRILYGMSELGMFYNQPHKKSARIVGDVLGKYHPHGDSSVYEAMVRMAQDFSLRYPLIDGHGNFGSIDGDEAAAMRYTEARMSKIASLMVDSIKKNTVDFIDNYDASEKEPVVLPARFPNLLVSGTSGIAVGMATSIPPHNLNDVINASIALAANPEISIDKLIEIVQAPDFPTGGILFDKKSVIQAYKTGRGSVTIRSKAHIEKYANGKSKIIVTEIPYAIRKTDIIEKISVLIKEKRIEGIQDFRDESNREGIRIVIDIKKNVIPEIILNKLYKLTQLQTRFSINTIALVNNEPKLLNLKQSLEVYIEHQRDVVTRRLNFDLEKDEQRAHILEGLKIAVENIDKVIEIIKKSSTDAQAQETLSNTFNLTEIQTKAIVDMRLGRLTGLAIEKMEEELQTLIARINEFKDILSNPDKLTQLIIDELSEIKAQFGDKRRSEIRWDLNYSIEEEDLIPQSEIIVTYTTNNYVKSTLLEEYREQKRGGTGSIGAKTYSDDNVKNIIHANTHTDILILTSKAKIFRIRGHEIPSVSKSAKGTPIVNLIPNIEKDENISTILTTDDYDNNKYLLTITKKGIVKRTSLDQYERINISGKKALILDEDDELIDAKIALENEEIYIGSSDNHLARYDVSEIRDTSRASRGVMGIKLAKDQHVINCSSSNEGKYIFSLGSEGFGKLTLAEEFRKTSRNAKGVLALNGQKAGNLIYAAACQGTEDLMIITKQNMVIRFNLKLVSVTSRNTKGVKLINLKNKKDEIVAVTKISFVDEETSHEESKEN